TTTATTAAAGGGATAAGTGGGGATGTCTTGTCTGCTGGTTATCTTTCTAATGGACTCTTACTTCCCTTCAGGTTCCTCATGAGGGTCCTTGATTCGTATGGTGATGATTACAGGCAAGGCCACCTTGATATTGTCCTGGAGGTAAGAAACGCACAGCTGGTCTAAGGAAATAAGGACATGTCTAAGTTACCTTCTTATGGGTGGAAGGAATGTTAGGATGGAGGAGTTCTAGCTGAATCATGTTCTATCTAGGATGAAGGTAGCCACAGCACTGATGCTCCAGCTCCGGGCAACACAGAGAATGAGCCCCCCGAGAAAGAGACCCCTTTGCCTGCCCCAGAGGCTGAAAGCCTCTCACCTACTGAGGGCCCCATCAGTAAGAAGCGGCGGCGCCACATGCGAGAGGAAAAGGAAGCGAGGTTACGCCGAGCAGCCCAAACGTTGCTTCCTATGGAAGAGTTTCCTGTGCAGGTACGGGAGAACATAGAGGCTCTGCAAATATATAGATGACCATACAAACTTAACCTACACACTACCTTTGGGGGGTTAGGTGGGGAATGTGGCCAGATGTAATGGTAAACAGGCATATTACTAGGTTATGTATACTCCAGCCGTCGGCTACACAGAATCTGCTACCATAATACAAATTCAGGATTTTGTCTTCTATTTTTAAACACGCTTCTAGTCCTGCTggtttatcacacacacacagtttgaaagcatcCCCTTTCTTCCCACATCACGCACAGCGCTTCTGTTTGGCTTGAAACTGTGTTTTGAATGACTGTTTTGGTTTTTGTGGCTGCAGATAAAGTCTGAAGAGGATTTCCAATGTGAGCAAGAGGATGTCCTCACTCCTGCCTGGCAGCAGTCTAGTCCTCAGGATAAGTTGCTCCATTATTCAAAGTTCTCTAGCCCAGGGGCCTGTTCTGATTTCGACTGAGGCTGGCCACTCACCGGTCCTCACAAAGGAGACTCTATATGT
The window above is part of the Zootoca vivipara chromosome 13, rZooViv1.1, whole genome shotgun sequence genome. Proteins encoded here:
- the TFPT gene encoding TCF3 fusion partner, which codes for MAGVGFEEFSVPPGSELALPPLFGGNILESELETEVEFADGGIPEEEEEEGALRQQEMTRRKCQALARRCKELEQVNERMLNRLHQVQRITLRLKQERRFLMRVLDSYGDDYRQGHLDIVLEDEGSHSTDAPAPGNTENEPPEKETPLPAPEAESLSPTEGPISKKRRRHMREEKEARLRRAAQTLLPMEEFPVQIKSEEDFQCEQEDVLTPAWQQSSPQDKLLHYSKFSSPGACSDFD